The following proteins are co-located in the Nymphalis io chromosome 27, ilAglIoxx1.1, whole genome shotgun sequence genome:
- the LOC126778892 gene encoding acidic fibroblast growth factor intracellular-binding protein, which translates to MYTEVDVFVSNFTLIDPEIYQLWIEGCSSSEAVTTLHQRAVSKQTGATVELIASDVLDHYRTFALLERLLTVPSKLSEQMVFQIDEPTKHMLIEKYYDLDDAVIRELLGRKLSSRHRKDLDEVAERSGAPLRCCRRQFDNVRRVFKAVEEMPGNVVANIRSTFLISEPLAKKYGAVVFIACMRFETTKRKLQYLSFNDFFQCAQAIMGSWTYSCTGPEYYDTEMDREFLLELRELRILLDKEKEHKHLICMRLKPKLLEKSYQELELNFRLYTRALVGLACNLHRGRELRSLFTDLLERCIEPLRMGGWPKTDLAQFLSAYEQCALQMDVLREADLKSVWERYMRVVNQCLLTMYHL; encoded by the exons atgtatacagaaGTAGATGTTTTCGTtagtaattttactttaatagatCCAGAAATATACCAGCTGTGGATTGAAGGATGTTCct caaGTGAGGCTGTAACTACATTACACCAGCGTGCTGTGAGTAAACAAACTGGAGCTACTGTTGAACTTATTGCTAGCGATGTTCTGGATCATTACAG GACCTTCGCATTATTAGAGAGGCTTCTGACGGTGCCGTCGAAGCTTTCTGAACAGATGGTGTTTCAAATCGACGAACCGACAAAACATATGCTCATTGAAAA GTATTATGATTTAGATGATGCGGTCATAAGAGAACTTCTTGGTCGTAAACTGTCTTCACGGCACCGGAAGGATCTTGATGAG GTGGCGGAGCGCTCCGGGGCGCCGCTGCGCTGCTGCCGGCGACAGTTCGACAACGTCCGCCGAGTGTTCAAGGCGGTCGAGGAGATGCCGGGGAACGTCGTGGCGAACATACGATCAACGTTTCTCATATCCGAACCTCTCGCtaa AAAATACGGCGCGGTCGTCTTCATAGCCTGTATGAGATTCGAAACGACGAAGCGCAAACTGCAATATCTATCATTTAATGATTTCTTTCAGTGTGCACAA GCGATCATGGGTAGCTGGACGTACAGCTGCACAGGTCCAGAGTATTACGACACGGAGATGGACCGGGAGTTCCTTCTGGAGCTACGCGAATTGAGGATACTTCTGGATAAAGAGAAAGAACATAAGCA TTTGATATGTATGCGATTAAAACCGAAATTACTGGAGAAATCGTATCAGGAATTGGAGCTTAATTTTAG attatacACGCGCGCGTTGGTCGGCCTCGCGTGTAACCTGCACAGAGGGCGTGAACTGCGGTCCTTATTTACCGATTTACTTGAAAG GTGCATAGAGCCGTTGAGGATGGGTGGCTGGCCCAAAACTGATTTGGCTCAGTTTCTCAGCGCTTACGAGCAGTGTGCATTACAAATGGACGTTTTAAG gGAAGCAGACTTGAAGAGTGTCTGGGAGAGATATATGCGAGTGGTCAACCAGTGTTTATTAACTATGTATCATTTGTAA
- the LOC126778839 gene encoding zinc finger protein 888-like isoform X2: MLQKTDLIIKMTENKSKEESPSVIQSEDQETDMMNMFASVWVKVEVEEENEFSNSEDKKSSVRKSRRKGKKRKFTKVLNCEECDYTTVYKNCLDLHVAGHKDSKPFSCQLCEYTTKYPTSLQRHVMIKHQSDDSSVSEKDKKTLPMHKCDECDYSSYFKWNLNAHKRKHKQEKQFKCPHCTYATAYRHNFVKHSKVHNEGVFYKCDKCPFVTKFEGHITRHLAKIHNEVTEKANKCDFCDFSTMVRWRLNIHKQRSKQEAPLKCEYCEFETVYMCESKQHKVSHYNRIYGSGVIQNKMSEDIQLPSLDIQEKSDYITQETLDKRDTQNQYTLDPNCLDWNSIQVLESEDKERPFLCHMCNYTSKFKAAVQRHFQRHHTGSQNRPYKCVNCDFSTKTKDQIALHNKRSQSDKVLFCTICSFSTTYKCQYVMHQKCHYAYKCTLCPYSCRHKYELQKHFTTLHLGNGLKCSFCDYKAARKESLLCHETIHTGNKPFKCTYCSYMSVRKSLLDNHVKRYHSDIKKDVTIVSETKIQSLKVPMPSLIDSLRGQCDQIPITE, encoded by the exons ATGTTACAAAAAACAGACTTAAT aataaaaatgacagaaaataaatcaaaagaaGAAAGTCCATCGGTAATTCAATCAGAAGATCAAGAGACGGATATGATGAACATGTTTGCGAGTGTTTGGGTGAAAGTGGAAGTGGAGGAAGAGAATGAATTCAGTAACAGCGAGGATAAAAAATCTAGTGTACG TAAGAGTAGACGAAAGGGAAAAAAGCGTAAATTTACAAAGGTACTTAACTGCGAAGAATGTGATTACACAACGGTTTACAAAAATTGCTTGGATCTTCATGTGGCTGGTCACAAGGACTCGAAGCCGTTTTCATGCCAACTCTGCGAATACACGACTAAGTACCCTACTTCCCTCCAACGGCATGTCATGATAAAACATCAATCAGATGATTCGAGTGTATCGGAAAAGGACAAAAAAACTCTGCCAATGCATAAATGCGATGAATGCGATTATTCATCATACTTCAAATGGAATTTAAACGCACACAAACGTAAACACAAACAAGAGAAACAATTCAAGTGCCCGCACTGCACATATGCAACAGCGTACAGGCATAATTTCGTCAAACACAGTAAAGTCCACAATGAGGGTGTATTCTATAAATGCGACAAGTGTCCGTTCGTAACGAAATTTGAAGGTCACATAACAAGACATTTAGCGAAGATCCACAACGAGGTTACAGAGAAAGCGAACAAGTGTGATTTTTGTGATTTTTCAACGATGGTACGTTGGAGGTTGAACATTCACAAGCAACGGAGCAAGCAAGAAGCGCCATTGAAATGCGAGTACTGTGAATTTGAAACAGTTTATATGTGTGAAAGTAAACAGCACAAAGTGTCACACTATAACAGGATATATGGATCGGgtgttattcaaaataaaatgtctgAAGACATACAGTTACCCTCCTTGGATATACAGGAAAAATCTGACTACATAACCCAGGAGACACTCGATAAAAGGGACACACAAAACCAGTACACACTCGACCCGAACTGCTTAGATTGGAATAGTATACAAGTTTTAGAATCTGAAGATAAGGAGAGACCGTTCTTGTGTCATATGTGTAATTATACTTCGAAGTTCAAAGCAGCGGTTCAAAGACATTTTCAAAGACACCACACCGGCAGTCAGAACCGTCCCTATAAATGTGTAAACTGTGATTTCTCAACAAAAACGAAGGATCAGATTGCGTTACACAATAAACGGAGTCAATCGGATAAGGTCTTATTCTGCACAATTTGTAGTTTCTCAACGACTTACAAATGTCAGTATGTTATGCACCAGAAATGTCACTATGCGTACAAATGCACGCTTTGCCCGTATTCGTGTAGGCATAAATATGAATTGCAAAAACATTTCACGACTCTACACTTGGGTAACGGATTGAAATGCAGCTTCTGTGATTATAAAGCAGCTAGAAAGGAGAGCCTGCTGTGCCATGAGACGATACATACTGGCAATAAGCcatttaaatgtacatattgtTCCTACATGTCTGTCCGTAAGTCATTACTGGATAACCATGTTAAGAGATATCACAGCGATATAAAGAAAGATGTGACAATAGTCAGTGAGACGAAGATTCAGTCGTTGAAAGTTCCAATGCCATCATTGATTGATAGTTTGAGGGGCCAGTGTGATCAAATTCCTATTACAGagtaa
- the LOC126778839 gene encoding zinc finger protein 888-like isoform X1 — MLQKTDLIIKMTENKSKEESPSVIQSEDQETDMMNMFASVWVKVEVEEENEFSNSEDKKSSVRSKSRRKGKKRKFTKVLNCEECDYTTVYKNCLDLHVAGHKDSKPFSCQLCEYTTKYPTSLQRHVMIKHQSDDSSVSEKDKKTLPMHKCDECDYSSYFKWNLNAHKRKHKQEKQFKCPHCTYATAYRHNFVKHSKVHNEGVFYKCDKCPFVTKFEGHITRHLAKIHNEVTEKANKCDFCDFSTMVRWRLNIHKQRSKQEAPLKCEYCEFETVYMCESKQHKVSHYNRIYGSGVIQNKMSEDIQLPSLDIQEKSDYITQETLDKRDTQNQYTLDPNCLDWNSIQVLESEDKERPFLCHMCNYTSKFKAAVQRHFQRHHTGSQNRPYKCVNCDFSTKTKDQIALHNKRSQSDKVLFCTICSFSTTYKCQYVMHQKCHYAYKCTLCPYSCRHKYELQKHFTTLHLGNGLKCSFCDYKAARKESLLCHETIHTGNKPFKCTYCSYMSVRKSLLDNHVKRYHSDIKKDVTIVSETKIQSLKVPMPSLIDSLRGQCDQIPITE; from the exons ATGTTACAAAAAACAGACTTAAT aataaaaatgacagaaaataaatcaaaagaaGAAAGTCCATCGGTAATTCAATCAGAAGATCAAGAGACGGATATGATGAACATGTTTGCGAGTGTTTGGGTGAAAGTGGAAGTGGAGGAAGAGAATGAATTCAGTAACAGCGAGGATAAAAAATCTAGTGTACG cAGTAAGAGTAGACGAAAGGGAAAAAAGCGTAAATTTACAAAGGTACTTAACTGCGAAGAATGTGATTACACAACGGTTTACAAAAATTGCTTGGATCTTCATGTGGCTGGTCACAAGGACTCGAAGCCGTTTTCATGCCAACTCTGCGAATACACGACTAAGTACCCTACTTCCCTCCAACGGCATGTCATGATAAAACATCAATCAGATGATTCGAGTGTATCGGAAAAGGACAAAAAAACTCTGCCAATGCATAAATGCGATGAATGCGATTATTCATCATACTTCAAATGGAATTTAAACGCACACAAACGTAAACACAAACAAGAGAAACAATTCAAGTGCCCGCACTGCACATATGCAACAGCGTACAGGCATAATTTCGTCAAACACAGTAAAGTCCACAATGAGGGTGTATTCTATAAATGCGACAAGTGTCCGTTCGTAACGAAATTTGAAGGTCACATAACAAGACATTTAGCGAAGATCCACAACGAGGTTACAGAGAAAGCGAACAAGTGTGATTTTTGTGATTTTTCAACGATGGTACGTTGGAGGTTGAACATTCACAAGCAACGGAGCAAGCAAGAAGCGCCATTGAAATGCGAGTACTGTGAATTTGAAACAGTTTATATGTGTGAAAGTAAACAGCACAAAGTGTCACACTATAACAGGATATATGGATCGGgtgttattcaaaataaaatgtctgAAGACATACAGTTACCCTCCTTGGATATACAGGAAAAATCTGACTACATAACCCAGGAGACACTCGATAAAAGGGACACACAAAACCAGTACACACTCGACCCGAACTGCTTAGATTGGAATAGTATACAAGTTTTAGAATCTGAAGATAAGGAGAGACCGTTCTTGTGTCATATGTGTAATTATACTTCGAAGTTCAAAGCAGCGGTTCAAAGACATTTTCAAAGACACCACACCGGCAGTCAGAACCGTCCCTATAAATGTGTAAACTGTGATTTCTCAACAAAAACGAAGGATCAGATTGCGTTACACAATAAACGGAGTCAATCGGATAAGGTCTTATTCTGCACAATTTGTAGTTTCTCAACGACTTACAAATGTCAGTATGTTATGCACCAGAAATGTCACTATGCGTACAAATGCACGCTTTGCCCGTATTCGTGTAGGCATAAATATGAATTGCAAAAACATTTCACGACTCTACACTTGGGTAACGGATTGAAATGCAGCTTCTGTGATTATAAAGCAGCTAGAAAGGAGAGCCTGCTGTGCCATGAGACGATACATACTGGCAATAAGCcatttaaatgtacatattgtTCCTACATGTCTGTCCGTAAGTCATTACTGGATAACCATGTTAAGAGATATCACAGCGATATAAAGAAAGATGTGACAATAGTCAGTGAGACGAAGATTCAGTCGTTGAAAGTTCCAATGCCATCATTGATTGATAGTTTGAGGGGCCAGTGTGATCAAATTCCTATTACAGagtaa
- the LOC126778839 gene encoding zinc finger protein 888-like isoform X3, producing the protein MTENKSKEESPSVIQSEDQETDMMNMFASVWVKVEVEEENEFSNSEDKKSSVRSKSRRKGKKRKFTKVLNCEECDYTTVYKNCLDLHVAGHKDSKPFSCQLCEYTTKYPTSLQRHVMIKHQSDDSSVSEKDKKTLPMHKCDECDYSSYFKWNLNAHKRKHKQEKQFKCPHCTYATAYRHNFVKHSKVHNEGVFYKCDKCPFVTKFEGHITRHLAKIHNEVTEKANKCDFCDFSTMVRWRLNIHKQRSKQEAPLKCEYCEFETVYMCESKQHKVSHYNRIYGSGVIQNKMSEDIQLPSLDIQEKSDYITQETLDKRDTQNQYTLDPNCLDWNSIQVLESEDKERPFLCHMCNYTSKFKAAVQRHFQRHHTGSQNRPYKCVNCDFSTKTKDQIALHNKRSQSDKVLFCTICSFSTTYKCQYVMHQKCHYAYKCTLCPYSCRHKYELQKHFTTLHLGNGLKCSFCDYKAARKESLLCHETIHTGNKPFKCTYCSYMSVRKSLLDNHVKRYHSDIKKDVTIVSETKIQSLKVPMPSLIDSLRGQCDQIPITE; encoded by the exons atgacagaaaataaatcaaaagaaGAAAGTCCATCGGTAATTCAATCAGAAGATCAAGAGACGGATATGATGAACATGTTTGCGAGTGTTTGGGTGAAAGTGGAAGTGGAGGAAGAGAATGAATTCAGTAACAGCGAGGATAAAAAATCTAGTGTACG cAGTAAGAGTAGACGAAAGGGAAAAAAGCGTAAATTTACAAAGGTACTTAACTGCGAAGAATGTGATTACACAACGGTTTACAAAAATTGCTTGGATCTTCATGTGGCTGGTCACAAGGACTCGAAGCCGTTTTCATGCCAACTCTGCGAATACACGACTAAGTACCCTACTTCCCTCCAACGGCATGTCATGATAAAACATCAATCAGATGATTCGAGTGTATCGGAAAAGGACAAAAAAACTCTGCCAATGCATAAATGCGATGAATGCGATTATTCATCATACTTCAAATGGAATTTAAACGCACACAAACGTAAACACAAACAAGAGAAACAATTCAAGTGCCCGCACTGCACATATGCAACAGCGTACAGGCATAATTTCGTCAAACACAGTAAAGTCCACAATGAGGGTGTATTCTATAAATGCGACAAGTGTCCGTTCGTAACGAAATTTGAAGGTCACATAACAAGACATTTAGCGAAGATCCACAACGAGGTTACAGAGAAAGCGAACAAGTGTGATTTTTGTGATTTTTCAACGATGGTACGTTGGAGGTTGAACATTCACAAGCAACGGAGCAAGCAAGAAGCGCCATTGAAATGCGAGTACTGTGAATTTGAAACAGTTTATATGTGTGAAAGTAAACAGCACAAAGTGTCACACTATAACAGGATATATGGATCGGgtgttattcaaaataaaatgtctgAAGACATACAGTTACCCTCCTTGGATATACAGGAAAAATCTGACTACATAACCCAGGAGACACTCGATAAAAGGGACACACAAAACCAGTACACACTCGACCCGAACTGCTTAGATTGGAATAGTATACAAGTTTTAGAATCTGAAGATAAGGAGAGACCGTTCTTGTGTCATATGTGTAATTATACTTCGAAGTTCAAAGCAGCGGTTCAAAGACATTTTCAAAGACACCACACCGGCAGTCAGAACCGTCCCTATAAATGTGTAAACTGTGATTTCTCAACAAAAACGAAGGATCAGATTGCGTTACACAATAAACGGAGTCAATCGGATAAGGTCTTATTCTGCACAATTTGTAGTTTCTCAACGACTTACAAATGTCAGTATGTTATGCACCAGAAATGTCACTATGCGTACAAATGCACGCTTTGCCCGTATTCGTGTAGGCATAAATATGAATTGCAAAAACATTTCACGACTCTACACTTGGGTAACGGATTGAAATGCAGCTTCTGTGATTATAAAGCAGCTAGAAAGGAGAGCCTGCTGTGCCATGAGACGATACATACTGGCAATAAGCcatttaaatgtacatattgtTCCTACATGTCTGTCCGTAAGTCATTACTGGATAACCATGTTAAGAGATATCACAGCGATATAAAGAAAGATGTGACAATAGTCAGTGAGACGAAGATTCAGTCGTTGAAAGTTCCAATGCCATCATTGATTGATAGTTTGAGGGGCCAGTGTGATCAAATTCCTATTACAGagtaa